The Niallia alba genome includes a window with the following:
- a CDS encoding TIGR03943 family putative permease subunit encodes MLRVFVLIGFTYLFLHLHATGDISKYINMKYSYISESAIYIFVLFTIISVYNYVKKDKHSHDGTCDQCGHDHSHEENSWWKRGLTIITLLIPVITGLILPVATLDSNIVEKKGLYFPAYDEDDEYSQYQFLQPNTSSYYGKEGYAEVMDKGLDKIKNLKEITLGEDNFLNDLETIYNYPGEFMGRQVTITGFSYHEEDLTNNQLFLLRFGIIHCIADAGVFGMLLDIPEEMKADNDQWLQVTGKLETIYYQPFKKTIPILKVTDWKSINQPNDPYVYRQY; translated from the coding sequence ATGCTTCGGGTATTTGTGTTAATTGGCTTCACTTATTTATTTTTACATTTACATGCAACCGGCGATATTTCGAAATATATTAATATGAAATATTCGTATATTTCCGAGTCTGCTATTTATATATTTGTTCTCTTTACAATTATATCTGTCTATAACTATGTGAAAAAAGATAAACATAGCCATGATGGGACATGTGATCAATGTGGTCATGATCATTCCCATGAAGAAAATAGCTGGTGGAAGCGTGGATTAACGATTATAACTTTGCTGATTCCTGTTATAACTGGTTTAATACTGCCAGTAGCAACCCTTGATTCTAATATCGTCGAAAAAAAGGGATTATATTTCCCTGCATATGATGAAGACGATGAATATAGCCAGTATCAATTCCTACAGCCAAATACAAGCAGCTATTATGGCAAAGAAGGATATGCAGAAGTAATGGATAAAGGTTTGGATAAAATAAAGAATCTCAAAGAAATTACTTTAGGTGAAGATAATTTTTTAAATGATTTAGAAACCATTTATAATTATCCAGGTGAATTTATGGGTAGACAAGTTACTATCACAGGTTTTTCTTATCATGAAGAAGATTTAACGAATAATCAGTTGTTCTTGTTACGCTTTGGCATTATTCACTGTATTGCAGATGCTGGGGTGTTTGGAATGCTGCTTGATATTCCAGAAGAGATGAAGGCAGATAATGATCAGTGGTTACAAGTAACGGGAAAATTGGAAACAATCTATTATCAACCATTTAAGAAAACTATACCTATTCTTAAAGTGACAGATTGGAAATCAATAAATCAGCCAAATGATCCATATGTATATAGACAATATTAA
- a CDS encoding permease yields MNVETLLQLNTIFISIIIEALPFILIGVLISGIIQIFVSEELIAKIIPKNPILAILSASLVGSIIPACECGIIPITRRLILKGVPVPASIAFMLTGPIINPVVIFSTYVAFGNSWRMVILRSVLALICSILVGLILHKTVKQSPLKNNKIEHIHFHSFKERIDAMFKHSIDEFFSVGKYLVIGSFIAAAVQTFVKTSTLVSIGTGQASSHLVMMGLGFILSLCSQADAFVAASFRNSFSEGSILAFLIFGPMLDIKNTLMLLSTFKAKFVMLLTGVITAIVFLVTIFL; encoded by the coding sequence ATGAATGTTGAAACATTATTACAATTAAATACGATTTTTATAAGTATTATTATTGAGGCATTGCCCTTTATCCTAATAGGAGTTCTTATTTCTGGAATCATTCAAATCTTTGTTTCAGAAGAACTTATTGCAAAAATCATCCCGAAGAATCCAATTCTTGCGATTCTAAGTGCTTCTTTAGTAGGGAGTATTATCCCAGCATGTGAATGTGGAATTATTCCCATTACGCGGCGTTTAATTTTAAAAGGTGTTCCTGTACCTGCGAGTATCGCCTTTATGTTAACTGGTCCGATTATTAACCCAGTGGTGATTTTCTCTACGTATGTGGCGTTCGGAAATAGCTGGAGAATGGTTATTCTTCGCTCTGTGCTTGCGCTTATTTGTTCTATTCTTGTTGGTCTTATTCTTCATAAGACGGTAAAACAATCTCCATTGAAAAATAACAAAATAGAACATATACATTTTCATTCCTTCAAGGAGCGGATCGACGCAATGTTCAAGCATTCAATCGATGAATTTTTCTCTGTAGGAAAATACTTAGTTATTGGCTCGTTTATTGCTGCAGCTGTGCAAACATTCGTGAAAACCTCCACCCTTGTTTCGATAGGAACGGGTCAGGCTTCCTCGCATCTAGTTATGATGGGACTTGGCTTTATATTAAGTCTTTGTTCCCAAGCAGATGCATTTGTGGCAGCGAGTTTTAGAAACAGCTTTTCGGAAGGCTCCATCCTTGCTTTCCTTATATTTGGTCCAATGTTAGATATTAAAAATACATTAATGTTGTTAAGCACATTTAAAGCAAAGTTTGTCATGTTATTAACTGGTGTAATTACAGCAATTGTATTTCTTGTAACAATTTTCCTATAA
- a CDS encoding GNAT family N-acetyltransferase, whose translation MKISFKKIGVPTDKLIASLNKWENDPKLVPLIHPCRNQDDIESYVLITKEEIKKRLTKYQMYEIYLGDILIGEMNYTVDPMHLYKKERGTAWIAITIGEEIARGRGVGSISLKYLEEEIKKQGLKRIELGVFEFNKNAHKLYQKLGYQEIGKNKQFTFYQDKMWDDIRMEKYT comes from the coding sequence ATGAAAATTTCCTTTAAAAAAATAGGTGTGCCAACAGATAAACTAATAGCCAGTTTAAATAAATGGGAGAATGACCCAAAATTAGTCCCATTAATTCATCCTTGCAGAAATCAAGATGATATAGAAAGCTATGTACTGATTACAAAAGAAGAAATAAAAAAACGCCTAACGAAATATCAAATGTATGAAATTTATCTTGGAGACATACTGATTGGAGAAATGAATTACACAGTGGATCCGATGCATTTATATAAAAAGGAACGAGGAACAGCATGGATTGCCATCACCATTGGTGAAGAAATAGCGAGAGGGAGAGGTGTCGGCTCTATTTCACTGAAATACTTGGAAGAAGAGATAAAAAAACAAGGTCTCAAAAGAATTGAGCTCGGTGTATTTGAATTTAATAAAAATGCCCATAAGTTGTATCAAAAGCTGGGCTATCAAGAAATCGGCAAAAACAAACAATTTACCTTTTACCAAGATAAAATGTGGGATGATATCCGAATGGAGAAATATACTTGA
- a CDS encoding spore germination protein — protein MNKLFRRMIRLFGNQGAESKRPTPNTEATVLQPLNEQSLIQHFKMCQDVKHHVYKLNPNDEQSRILLLYCEGLSDNQTFIHETALPHLTRFYENNGFHHQEEIAESSQLQLELVTLEEWEQTAETDIFEGKLLLYTPTLRSLFSLDISKKPARNPEESSIEVSVRGPKDGFVEELGVNVALIRKRIKSTSMVYETKKVGVRTKTTVAILYMRDIVDPKIVQDIKNKLDDLHIDGAFSATQLEELMEPTKALFPLMGYTGRPDFTVNCMLNGRVALIVDGTPAALIAPANLFLLVKAPEDIHFTALSTTFGQTLRLLGLSVSLLLPAFFVAILSYHQDQLPYYLLATLGINRLGIF, from the coding sequence ATGAATAAACTATTCCGACGAATGATAAGATTATTTGGAAATCAGGGGGCAGAAAGCAAGAGGCCAACGCCTAATACAGAGGCAACCGTCTTGCAACCACTTAATGAACAATCACTCATCCAACACTTTAAAATGTGTCAAGATGTTAAGCACCATGTTTACAAATTAAACCCTAATGATGAACAATCGAGAATCCTGTTGCTTTATTGTGAGGGTTTAAGTGACAACCAAACGTTCATTCATGAAACTGCGCTTCCTCATTTGACCCGATTTTATGAAAACAATGGTTTTCATCATCAGGAGGAAATAGCCGAGTCGAGTCAATTACAATTAGAACTCGTTACGCTTGAAGAGTGGGAGCAAACGGCCGAAACGGATATTTTTGAAGGCAAACTGCTTTTGTATACTCCGACCCTACGTTCCTTGTTCTCCCTCGATATCTCAAAAAAACCCGCGCGAAATCCGGAAGAATCCAGTATTGAGGTCTCGGTACGGGGGCCAAAGGATGGATTTGTGGAGGAACTGGGAGTCAATGTGGCGTTAATTCGGAAACGAATCAAATCAACCAGCATGGTTTATGAAACGAAAAAAGTAGGCGTTCGCACGAAAACAACCGTTGCGATTCTATACATGCGTGACATTGTTGATCCTAAGATTGTTCAAGATATAAAGAATAAATTAGATGATCTTCACATTGACGGAGCGTTTAGCGCCACTCAGCTAGAAGAATTAATGGAACCGACAAAAGCATTATTTCCTTTGATGGGGTATACAGGAAGACCAGACTTTACCGTTAACTGTATGCTAAATGGCCGTGTAGCGTTGATTGTGGATGGTACACCGGCTGCGTTGATTGCGCCTGCCAATTTATTTTTGCTTGTGAAAGCACCCGAAGATATCCACTTTACTGCTTTGTCAACTACATTTGGTCAAACGCTTCGTTTACTTGGTTTGTCCGTATCGCTACTGCTTCCTGCATTTTTTGTTGCCATTCTTTCCTATCATCAAGATCAGCTGCCCTATTATCTGCTTGCCACTTTGGGGATTAACCGGTTGGGAATCTTTTGA
- a CDS encoding spore germination protein, producing the protein MAVEMFIALLFLEILREAGIRLPSAVGSTVTVVGGLILGDAAIRAGFLSPGIVVIGAITQIFGSTLSSLSLAGTISTLRFFLFILSATLGIYGFFLGLFIVLSHLASLRSCGLPYLAPISPPFKDLANALFRLPWPWRNTRPDMLKTRDSTRQGDKQK; encoded by the coding sequence GTGGCAGTTGAAATGTTTATTGCACTTCTCTTCTTAGAAATATTGCGGGAAGCTGGTATCCGATTGCCTTCTGCGGTCGGGTCCACGGTAACAGTTGTAGGAGGACTTATCCTGGGGGATGCAGCCATTCGTGCTGGATTCTTATCCCCAGGTATCGTTGTCATCGGAGCAATTACACAAATCTTTGGTTCAACTTTATCGAGCCTATCATTGGCTGGAACGATTAGTACCTTACGCTTTTTTCTTTTCATTCTGTCTGCCACGCTTGGCATTTATGGCTTCTTTCTTGGATTATTTATTGTGCTCAGCCATTTAGCCTCATTGCGTTCATGCGGCTTGCCTTACTTGGCCCCAATATCACCTCCATTTAAAGACTTGGCCAACGCTTTGTTTCGATTACCTTGGCCATGGCGAAACACTCGACCGGACATGTTGAAGACACGAGATTCTACAAGACAAGGGGATAAGCAAAAATGA
- a CDS encoding PadR family transcriptional regulator — protein MAYNGGPMTEAMYYVLLALMHPNHGYQLMQAITEVSNGRLKMGPGTLYGVLSRMQKDGLISLAEDDGRRKTYQITEDGEHALRQEFNRLKALILDGKILER, from the coding sequence ATGGCATATAACGGAGGACCGATGACAGAAGCAATGTATTATGTTCTTCTTGCCTTAATGCATCCTAATCATGGGTATCAGCTTATGCAAGCAATAACAGAAGTATCAAATGGGCGATTGAAAATGGGGCCAGGAACTTTATACGGAGTACTCTCCCGCATGCAAAAAGATGGATTAATCTCATTAGCAGAAGATGATGGCAGAAGAAAGACATATCAAATTACAGAAGATGGGGAGCATGCTCTTCGGCAAGAATTTAATCGTTTAAAAGCATTAATTCTAGATGGAAAAATTTTAGAGAGGTGA
- a CDS encoding DUF2812 domain-containing protein — protein sequence MFQQKGVFLQNNCNYADSGWDYVTSYQYFHVFSSPNERNAPELHTDPAEQAYTLKKFDKKLGSNAWIGTIAIVFMTCMLAAIWFLDKTPTLVLMEGFALQQTLLTIIIGYTVLTSLQAAISIRALRKNLLSGNPIDHDAPWKKHYRFNSIIGLLFSVAAVFSALIPFLQLVKEETKTLPLESDHLPFVRLADVEDNIALMRGDSSYMNNKVDWSNR from the coding sequence ATGTTTCAACAAAAAGGAGTCTTTCTCCAGAACAACTGCAATTATGCTGATAGTGGATGGGATTATGTAACAAGCTATCAATATTTTCACGTTTTTTCATCACCAAATGAACGTAATGCACCAGAACTTCATACAGATCCAGCAGAACAGGCCTATACTTTAAAAAAATTTGATAAAAAGTTAGGGTCAAACGCTTGGATAGGTACAATTGCTATAGTTTTTATGACCTGTATGCTAGCTGCTATATGGTTTCTTGATAAAACACCTACTTTAGTTTTAATGGAAGGCTTCGCTTTACAACAAACCCTTTTAACCATAATCATTGGATATACTGTATTGACCTCCTTACAAGCAGCCATTTCTATCCGTGCTTTACGAAAAAACTTATTAAGTGGAAACCCCATTGACCACGATGCACCTTGGAAAAAGCACTATCGCTTTAATTCTATCATTGGCTTACTATTTTCAGTTGCTGCAGTATTTAGTGCACTCATTCCATTTCTACAGCTTGTAAAAGAGGAAACAAAAACATTACCTTTAGAGAGCGATCATTTACCGTTTGTCAGATTAGCCGACGTAGAAGACAATATAGCTTTAATGCGTGGTGATTCGTCCTATATGAATAACAAGGTTGATTGGAGCAATCGCTAG
- a CDS encoding Ger(x)C family spore germination protein yields MVALFLLLTLTGCWSRYEVQNMNYATAVGIDYVDGQYTLYVQLLDFLTVAKLEGQQKAEQPPVWVGKGEGSSFTEAANDLYSTSQQRLNWGQISAILFSERLMKENKVGEVLELINRYREIRYLAWLFSTREPLEEILLATPFFRLSPKASILHNPEQSFRQFSILAPVRLQQFVLDSNEKARTSYIPELSLRKGQWQESNKPKELLRYSGVQVYDLNNYYGRMDLKDLSGMPWLSTHTIRVPLDLFTEEKLAAVLVAEKPKYEVTPIVKLNKAYFDISVKVKAGINELHTDLTEKELTQMAQEKIEEQIRKTYQTAFKEGIDIYNLGESLYRKHPHQWKSIATGKQQLVLNQDSLRHVKVEVNIVYPGRYKLHEHGESTS; encoded by the coding sequence ATGGTTGCACTTTTCCTTCTTCTCACCCTAACCGGTTGCTGGAGCAGATATGAAGTGCAAAACATGAACTATGCTACGGCTGTTGGAATAGACTATGTCGATGGCCAATACACCTTATATGTGCAATTGCTTGATTTCTTGACAGTGGCCAAGCTGGAGGGACAGCAAAAAGCGGAGCAGCCCCCGGTTTGGGTGGGCAAAGGCGAAGGTTCCTCGTTTACAGAGGCGGCAAATGATTTGTACAGTACATCACAACAGCGCTTAAACTGGGGACAAATCTCTGCCATCTTGTTCAGCGAGAGATTGATGAAGGAAAACAAAGTCGGAGAAGTGCTGGAATTGATCAACCGTTATCGTGAAATAAGATACTTGGCCTGGCTGTTTAGTACAAGAGAGCCTCTTGAAGAAATCTTGCTGGCAACTCCATTTTTTAGATTATCGCCAAAGGCATCCATTCTTCACAATCCCGAGCAAAGTTTCAGACAGTTCTCTATCCTTGCTCCGGTCCGCCTGCAACAATTTGTACTGGACTCAAACGAAAAGGCTAGAACCAGTTATATACCGGAATTATCGCTTCGCAAAGGTCAATGGCAGGAAAGTAATAAACCAAAAGAGCTGCTTAGATATTCAGGCGTACAAGTATATGATCTAAACAATTATTATGGACGAATGGATCTTAAGGATTTGTCGGGAATGCCCTGGCTAAGTACTCACACGATCCGAGTACCTCTTGATTTGTTTACCGAAGAGAAGCTTGCGGCTGTTCTTGTCGCAGAAAAACCCAAATATGAAGTGACTCCTATTGTGAAATTGAACAAGGCGTATTTCGATATTTCAGTAAAAGTGAAGGCGGGGATCAATGAATTGCATACGGACCTTACCGAAAAGGAACTCACACAAATGGCTCAGGAAAAAATAGAGGAGCAAATCCGCAAAACGTATCAAACTGCTTTTAAAGAGGGTATAGATATTTACAATTTGGGCGAATCTTTGTATCGCAAACATCCACATCAATGGAAGAGCATTGCCACAGGAAAACAGCAACTCGTTTTAAACCAAGATTCCCTGCGCCATGTAAAGGTTGAGGTGAATATTGTTTACCCTGGAAGATATAAATTACATGAACATGGTGAATCCACCTCGTGA
- a CDS encoding GerAB/ArcD/ProY family transporter: MIIMLSVGLMNHVIIIPLLLEASKRDAWLVVLLVFVASPVWIGCLNYIIQNMNNQHMKKWLDQHFGKFLSAILVIIYSLLLWLMGFISLKDTLTWTIASYLPQTPILVLAGTTLVASFFAAFQGLRTIAIVSGILLPFVVILGHLVAIANFQFKDYTLLFPLLENGTTPLWKGVPYVAGGLLELSFLMLLIQHKLTKKTGFKSLMLMCFILTGLTLGPLMGSIAIFGPDEAANQRYPAYAQWRIVRLGEYVEHVNFFSIYQWLSGTFIRVSLSIYLLGELWNLQKRRWLPVLFGALAMLVAILLPMSDMAFLDSLGRFYFPSFCIFTAGTLILYIGRIIISRISQKE; this comes from the coding sequence ATGATTATTATGCTTTCGGTTGGATTAATGAACCACGTGATTATTATCCCTTTACTACTCGAAGCATCAAAGCGAGATGCCTGGCTCGTAGTGCTTCTTGTTTTTGTCGCTTCACCTGTTTGGATTGGTTGCTTGAACTACATCATTCAAAACATGAACAATCAACACATGAAAAAGTGGCTAGATCAGCACTTTGGAAAGTTTTTATCTGCAATCTTAGTAATTATTTATAGTTTGTTATTATGGCTCATGGGCTTTATTTCCTTAAAAGATACTCTAACATGGACAATCGCATCTTACTTGCCGCAAACACCGATACTAGTTCTTGCGGGAACCACACTTGTTGCAAGCTTCTTTGCTGCTTTTCAAGGACTCCGTACAATTGCAATTGTGAGCGGAATATTGTTGCCATTTGTTGTTATTCTAGGTCATCTTGTGGCGATTGCCAATTTTCAGTTTAAAGATTATACCCTGCTTTTTCCTTTGTTAGAAAACGGGACAACTCCATTATGGAAAGGTGTTCCTTACGTTGCCGGGGGATTGCTGGAGTTGTCTTTCTTGATGTTGCTGATTCAGCACAAATTAACAAAAAAAACAGGATTTAAAAGCTTGATGTTGATGTGCTTCATCCTTACAGGACTTACGTTAGGACCATTAATGGGATCGATTGCTATATTTGGCCCTGATGAAGCGGCTAACCAAAGATACCCCGCTTACGCTCAATGGAGAATCGTGAGACTGGGAGAATATGTGGAGCATGTCAATTTTTTTTCGATTTATCAGTGGCTATCCGGTACATTTATTCGTGTGTCCCTTTCTATCTATCTCTTGGGAGAATTGTGGAATTTACAAAAACGCAGATGGTTACCCGTGTTATTTGGCGCATTGGCCATGCTTGTTGCCATTTTGCTGCCGATGAGCGACATGGCTTTTCTAGACTCGTTAGGAAGATTTTATTTTCCTTCATTTTGTATCTTTACAGCAGGGACCTTGATCCTGTATATCGGTCGAATAATCATCTCAAGAATTAGCCAAAAGGAGTGA
- a CDS encoding polysaccharide deacetylase family protein — MKGSGGELKVKHLLSVVVIFQFIFIVGCSAQKTKESETLQQSATKQEQKNSDLTAEYLSIIVNHAKKGEADSSSFNVFSSTMQEVKSHWGGPGPAKTDHVGNGYYATYDDKNTVFGFTAEGKIYDIRSYNKQLKTISLSDLKKVLGEPAEIRAGKGEQILVYSFSEEVQLKFILSNETEKVDHLSVYNQTIVLPNEDNYILDIKGNSNQLTTNAWNTMQNWRNDIVKWKENQPNLYVNGPNEKKISLTFDDGPDNNVTPQVINILHNYKVTGNFFFIGSEAEKYPQVVKNAYDNGNVILSHSYHHVDLTTLTKEKQINEITQAGNAIYSIIGKEPAMIRPPYGETNEMLIDNATTKGYSIIIWSIDTLDWSQMEAENIIKNVTDILRNGDIILMHSDSEKTETAKALPKIIKAVQERGFKIVGLDELLGIKAYQ; from the coding sequence TTGAAGGGAAGTGGAGGGGAACTGAAGGTAAAACATTTGCTTAGTGTAGTAGTTATTTTTCAGTTCATTTTCATTGTGGGATGTAGCGCACAGAAAACGAAGGAATCAGAGACTCTTCAACAAAGTGCGACGAAACAAGAACAAAAAAATAGTGATCTTACTGCCGAATATTTGTCCATTATTGTTAATCACGCAAAAAAGGGAGAAGCAGATTCAAGCTCCTTTAATGTATTTTCAAGTACCATGCAAGAGGTAAAAAGCCATTGGGGAGGGCCAGGGCCAGCCAAAACGGATCATGTTGGGAACGGTTATTACGCAACCTATGACGATAAGAATACCGTGTTTGGCTTTACTGCAGAGGGAAAGATTTATGATATTCGCTCCTATAATAAACAGTTGAAAACCATTAGTTTATCTGATTTAAAAAAAGTATTAGGAGAACCTGCAGAGATTAGAGCGGGAAAGGGAGAACAAATTTTAGTTTACTCCTTTTCAGAAGAGGTCCAGCTTAAGTTCATCCTTTCTAATGAAACAGAAAAGGTTGACCATTTATCTGTTTATAATCAAACTATTGTTCTGCCAAATGAGGATAACTATATTTTAGATATTAAAGGTAACTCCAATCAGTTAACGACGAATGCTTGGAATACGATGCAAAATTGGAGGAATGACATCGTGAAATGGAAAGAAAATCAACCCAATTTATATGTAAACGGACCAAATGAAAAGAAAATTTCGCTAACATTTGATGATGGACCCGACAATAATGTTACACCTCAAGTTATTAATATCTTGCATAACTATAAAGTGACAGGGAATTTTTTCTTTATTGGCAGTGAAGCAGAAAAGTATCCGCAAGTAGTTAAAAATGCTTATGATAACGGAAATGTAATATTAAGTCATAGTTATCATCATGTCGATTTGACTACTTTAACCAAGGAAAAACAAATAAATGAAATTACGCAAGCAGGTAATGCCATTTATTCCATTATCGGAAAAGAACCAGCGATGATACGGCCACCTTATGGAGAAACAAATGAAATGTTAATAGACAATGCGACAACCAAGGGATATTCCATTATTATTTGGTCGATCGATACACTTGATTGGTCTCAAATGGAAGCAGAAAATATAATTAAAAATGTAACAGATATTTTGCGTAATGGCGATATTATTTTGATGCATTCTGATTCAGAAAAAACAGAAACAGCCAAAGCGTTGCCAAAAATAATTAAAGCGGTTCAAGAGCGTGGATTCAAAATTGTAGGGTTGGATGAACTTCTTGGAATAAAAGCTTATCAATAA
- a CDS encoding L-lactate dehydrogenase gives MLSNKVSRVALIGTGFVGSSYAFALMNQGIVDELLLIDLNKDKAYGDVMDLNHGKVFAPNPINIKYGEYKDCTDMDLVVICAGANQKPGETRLDLVEKNLKIFKSIVDQVMESGFHGIFLVATNPVDILTYATWRYSGLPKNQVIGSGTILDTARFRFLLGDYFKVAPTNVHAYIIGEHGDSELPAYSSADVAGIPVYKLMQRAAHYKMEDLDEIFVNVRDAAYKIIEGKGATYYGIAMGLVRITKAILSNENSVLTVSTYLDGQYGEKDVYIGVPAVINREGIREIVELELAEDEQQKFHKSASVLKDILKPHFS, from the coding sequence ATGCTAAGTAATAAAGTCAGTCGTGTTGCATTAATTGGTACAGGTTTTGTTGGTTCTAGCTATGCTTTTGCATTAATGAATCAAGGGATTGTCGATGAGTTATTATTAATCGATCTTAATAAAGATAAAGCTTATGGTGATGTAATGGATTTGAATCATGGGAAGGTATTTGCTCCTAATCCAATAAACATTAAATATGGTGAGTATAAAGATTGTACAGACATGGATCTAGTTGTCATCTGTGCTGGAGCAAATCAAAAGCCTGGAGAAACTCGACTTGATTTAGTTGAAAAGAATTTAAAAATCTTTAAATCGATTGTTGATCAAGTAATGGAAAGTGGCTTCCATGGAATATTCTTAGTTGCAACAAACCCAGTAGATATTTTGACTTATGCTACTTGGAGATACAGTGGCTTGCCGAAAAACCAAGTTATTGGCTCTGGAACGATATTAGATACTGCTCGATTCCGCTTTTTGCTTGGAGATTACTTTAAAGTTGCTCCAACCAATGTTCATGCCTATATTATAGGGGAACATGGTGACAGCGAGCTTCCAGCTTATAGTTCTGCCGATGTTGCTGGTATTCCTGTATATAAGTTAATGCAAAGAGCTGCTCATTATAAAATGGAAGATTTAGACGAAATTTTTGTTAATGTACGTGATGCAGCTTATAAAATCATTGAAGGAAAAGGTGCTACTTATTATGGGATTGCAATGGGGCTTGTGAGAATAACAAAAGCAATCTTAAGTAATGAGAATAGTGTCTTAACTGTTTCCACCTATTTAGATGGCCAATACGGGGAAAAAGATGTCTATATTGGTGTTCCTGCGGTTATAAATCGCGAGGGTATACGTGAGATCGTTGAATTGGAATTAGCGGAAGATGAACAACAAAAATTTCATAAAAGTGCAAGTGTTTTAAAAGATATTCTTAAACCCCATTTTAGCTAA